A region of Mesorhizobium sp. AR02 DNA encodes the following proteins:
- a CDS encoding VOC family protein codes for MADQTPVQPRAEVLGGLTPYLQVDGAFKAADFYKKAFGAEQVFAYPADEQGRTMHIHLHVNGSTLMLGDAYPEHGHPHKAAQGYTLQLHLDDGDIDTWWQRAVDAGCEVVTPLQVMFWGDRWGQLNDPFGVAWAMNAPVK; via the coding sequence ATGGCTGACCAGACCCCCGTTCAACCCAGGGCAGAAGTGCTCGGCGGATTGACCCCCTACCTGCAGGTGGATGGCGCCTTCAAGGCTGCCGACTTCTACAAGAAGGCCTTCGGCGCGGAGCAGGTTTTTGCCTATCCGGCGGATGAGCAGGGCCGCACCATGCACATCCATCTCCATGTCAACGGCTCGACGCTGATGCTGGGCGACGCCTATCCCGAGCACGGCCATCCGCATAAGGCGGCGCAGGGCTACACGCTGCAGCTCCATCTCGACGATGGCGACATCGACACCTGGTGGCAGCGCGCTGTCGATGCCGGCTGCGAAGTGGTCACACCGTTGCAGGTGATGTTCTGGGGCGACCGCTGGGGCCAGCTGAACGATCCGTTCGGCGTTGCCTGGGCGATGAACGCGCCGGTGAAGTAG
- a CDS encoding DUF2778 domain-containing protein: protein MALSSKHKIIWDQRDGGEFVDAQRAPSFNPKRIVRWVAVPGVSAAVGLWLIGTMAGLSSVGASLSATSGGGLPQTLAMPGSLAMADPLKQHFLRSSAPFVLANAHGGAQALHEHAVQCGASCFKLASVSPLAEKSARLVAHAKPEQPILKSKAQERFERMEASLSPTKLAAAFADAGKSLATANARPVISGTAPQIAEASLVPSAQVMASLSNDMPAPAAERFARADTGSVVVQTAPAPAGFAQSETPDNAQLALALVESMPVEDEAFASPLPMTESSADVAVAPVETQQQQPGDAAALPDALTDDVPLPTRRPQYDTPQPKAVEQDKPAPQPKIAQPKMAQQKPAPQAKPVQQAQPARPARAGRSGESGDVLAYAKPDTPSGGLGQAFRNLFNGPSGGSGAGHGVAVYDISAKTVYMPDGQRLEAHSGLGAMVDQPRYVDVKDRGPTPPNTYNLSLRESRFHGVEAIRLTPVNGGNKYNRNGLLAHTYMLRGGRAESNGCVVFRDYSRFLAAFKKGKVTRLVVVPRLNGSPTRVATDNARGA from the coding sequence ATGGCGTTGTCGAGTAAACACAAAATAATCTGGGACCAGCGCGATGGCGGCGAGTTCGTCGATGCGCAGCGCGCCCCTTCCTTCAACCCGAAACGGATCGTCCGCTGGGTCGCGGTGCCCGGCGTCAGCGCGGCCGTCGGCCTCTGGCTGATCGGCACAATGGCTGGCCTCAGCTCCGTTGGCGCCTCGCTGTCGGCGACGTCGGGCGGCGGCCTGCCGCAGACGCTGGCCATGCCGGGCTCGCTGGCGATGGCCGATCCGCTGAAGCAGCATTTCCTCAGATCCTCGGCACCGTTCGTGCTGGCCAATGCCCATGGCGGCGCCCAGGCGCTGCACGAGCACGCCGTGCAATGCGGCGCCAGTTGCTTCAAGCTGGCCAGTGTGAGCCCGCTTGCGGAAAAATCCGCGCGCCTCGTGGCGCATGCGAAGCCGGAACAGCCAATCTTGAAGTCGAAGGCGCAGGAGCGCTTCGAACGCATGGAAGCATCGCTGTCGCCGACCAAGCTCGCTGCCGCCTTTGCTGATGCCGGCAAGTCCCTTGCCACGGCCAACGCCCGCCCGGTGATTTCCGGCACCGCTCCGCAAATCGCGGAGGCCTCGCTGGTGCCGTCCGCCCAGGTGATGGCCAGCCTGTCGAACGACATGCCGGCTCCAGCGGCGGAACGCTTCGCCCGTGCCGACACCGGCTCCGTTGTCGTGCAGACCGCACCGGCGCCGGCGGGCTTTGCCCAGTCGGAGACGCCTGACAACGCGCAACTGGCGCTGGCTCTCGTGGAGTCGATGCCGGTCGAGGACGAGGCATTCGCCTCGCCGCTGCCGATGACCGAATCCTCGGCCGATGTTGCAGTTGCGCCTGTCGAGACCCAGCAGCAACAGCCCGGCGATGCCGCCGCGCTGCCGGATGCGCTCACCGACGACGTGCCGCTGCCGACCCGACGCCCGCAATATGACACGCCGCAACCCAAGGCCGTGGAGCAGGACAAGCCCGCGCCGCAGCCCAAGATTGCTCAGCCCAAGATGGCGCAGCAGAAGCCGGCGCCGCAGGCAAAGCCGGTCCAGCAAGCCCAGCCGGCAAGGCCGGCCCGGGCCGGCCGGTCGGGCGAGAGCGGCGACGTGCTGGCCTATGCCAAGCCGGACACGCCCTCGGGCGGCCTTGGCCAGGCGTTCAGGAACCTGTTCAACGGGCCAAGCGGCGGCAGCGGAGCCGGTCATGGCGTCGCCGTCTACGACATCAGCGCCAAGACCGTCTACATGCCGGATGGCCAGCGGCTCGAGGCGCATTCCGGTCTCGGCGCCATGGTCGACCAGCCGCGCTATGTCGACGTCAAGGATCGTGGCCCGACGCCGCCCAACACCTACAATCTGTCGCTGCGCGAATCGCGTTTCCATGGCGTCGAGGCCATCCGCCTGACGCCAGTGAACGGCGGCAACAAATACAACCGCAACGGCCTGCTCGCCCACACCTACATGCTGCGCGGCGGCCGCGCCGAGTCCAATGGCTGCGTCGTCTTCAGGGACTATTCCCGCTTCCTCGCCGCCTTCAAGAAGGGCAAGGTCACGCGCCTCGTCGTGGTGCCGCGCCTGAACGGATCGCCGACCCGCGTGGCGACGGACAACGCTCGCGGCGCCTGA
- a CDS encoding DUF1428 domain-containing protein, whose translation MSYVDGFVLAVPKAKLDDYKKLANLAGPIWMEHGALAYVECIGDDVPYGELTSFPRAVQATDDEIVVFAWVVYESRQSRDAVMPKVMADPRLTPDWGPMPFDMKRMIFGGFQPFIEL comes from the coding sequence ATGTCCTATGTCGATGGTTTCGTACTTGCCGTGCCAAAGGCCAAACTCGACGACTACAAGAAGCTCGCCAACCTCGCAGGCCCCATATGGATGGAACACGGCGCGCTCGCCTATGTCGAATGCATCGGCGACGACGTACCCTATGGCGAGCTGACCTCGTTTCCGCGTGCCGTTCAGGCAACTGACGACGAGATCGTCGTCTTCGCCTGGGTGGTCTATGAATCCAGGCAGAGCCGCGACGCGGTGATGCCCAAGGTGATGGCCGACCCGCGTTTGACACCCGACTGGGGCCCCATGCCCTTCGATATGAAGCGCATGATCTTCGGCGGTTTCCAGCCGTTCATCGAGCTTTGA
- a CDS encoding transposase — MRELIAGSSALKHRAAICTAMDSLGPIVTAKLLAILPELGTMTRRKAAALAGLAPHPNDSGQKQGYRKIRGGRPEIRSILYMPALHAAAGRGEFATFYKRLITNGKKPMVAIAAVMRKIVVTLNARLRDATIPQS, encoded by the coding sequence ATGCGCGAGCTGATCGCCGGTAGCAGCGCCCTCAAGCATCGAGCCGCCATCTGCACGGCCATGGACAGTCTCGGCCCGATCGTGACCGCCAAGCTGCTGGCCATCTTGCCCGAGCTCGGCACCATGACACGCCGAAAGGCTGCAGCCCTTGCAGGGCTCGCGCCTCATCCAAACGACAGCGGACAAAAGCAAGGCTACCGCAAAATCCGCGGCGGACGACCGGAAATCAGGAGCATCCTCTACATGCCCGCATTGCACGCCGCTGCCGGAAGGGGCGAGTTCGCCACCTTCTACAAACGCCTCATCACCAACGGCAAAAAGCCAATGGTGGCCATCGCTGCAGTCATGCGAAAAATCGTCGTCACCCTAAACGCCAGGCTCAGAGACGCCACCATTCCTCAGAGTTGA
- a CDS encoding glutathione S-transferase family protein, which produces MILYYQTHLPFARKALVFAHEIGIADRLEVIHHETSPTLRNARVYAENPLGKVPVLLRPGASALFDSDVICAYLDTLHDGRKLLPQDGEARWQALRLQSVAQGLAQTGIALRWETERRPEPLRYGALADGYRDKIEASYDWIESTLDDEAPLHVGHIALATTLSWMAFRNLPPFRARARLTRWFEAFEKRASMQATPLSGDTHD; this is translated from the coding sequence ATGATCCTCTATTATCAGACCCACTTACCTTTCGCGCGCAAGGCGCTCGTCTTCGCGCATGAGATCGGCATTGCCGATCGGCTCGAGGTCATTCATCACGAGACCAGTCCGACCTTGCGAAACGCTCGTGTCTACGCCGAAAACCCGCTCGGCAAAGTGCCGGTGCTGCTGCGGCCCGGCGCATCGGCGCTCTTCGATTCCGATGTCATCTGCGCCTATCTCGACACGCTGCATGACGGCCGCAAGCTCTTGCCGCAAGACGGCGAGGCGCGCTGGCAGGCATTGCGTCTGCAATCAGTCGCTCAAGGGTTGGCGCAAACGGGCATCGCCCTGCGCTGGGAGACGGAAAGGAGACCCGAACCACTGCGCTATGGCGCTCTTGCTGATGGTTACCGCGACAAGATCGAGGCGAGCTACGACTGGATAGAAAGCACGCTGGACGACGAAGCGCCGCTCCATGTCGGCCATATAGCGCTCGCCACCACGCTGTCCTGGATGGCGTTCCGCAACCTGCCGCCTTTTCGCGCGCGGGCGCGGCTCACGCGCTGGTTCGAGGCTTTCGAAAAGCGCGCGTCGATGCAGGCGACGCCGCTTTCGGGCGATACGCATGATTGA
- the uvrB gene encoding excinuclease ABC subunit UvrB, with translation MAKSPDKRTPPTADDDRAAPKRRSPLTDFLDASEPLHRGGFAEMPQPELSGTPLAGSIADWAEQIEQEAEKEGRQTGKGDGGKSPKPSKKIPERSAAPGRSSRGTSMGGAATARERTAAGLNPVAGLDISLEDAETMASSSVTATVAALSALIESGNPLHKDGVLWTPHRPARPEKSEGGIAIKMVSDFEPAGDQPTAIKDLVEGVDNSDRTQVLLGVTGSGKTFTMAKVIEETQRPALILAPNKTLAAQLYSEFKKFFPDNAVEYFVSYYDYYQPEAYVPRTDTFIEKESSINEQIDRMRHSATRSLLERDDVIIVASVSCIYGIGSVETYTAMTFQMQIGDRLDQRALLADLVAQQYKRQDINFVRGSFRVRGDTIEIFPAHLEDRAWRISMFGDEIEQITEFDPLTGQKTGELKSVKIYANSHYVTPRPTLNQAIKSIKEELKQRLVELERAGRLLEAQRLEQRTRFDLEMLEATGSCAGIENYSRYLTGRQPGDPPPTLFEYIPDNALVFIDESHVTVPQIGGMYRGDFRRKATLAEYGFRLPSCMDNRPLRFEEWDAMRPLSVAVSATPGGWEMEQAGGVFAEQVIRPTGLIDPPVEVRPAKSQVDDVVGEIRETTKAGYRTLVTVLTKRMAEDLTEYLHEQGVRVRYMHSDIDTLERIEILRDLRLGAFDVLVGINLLREGLDIPECGFVAILDADKEGFLRSETSLIQTIGRAARNVDGKVILYADQVTGSMERAMAETSRRREKQMEWNAANGITPESVKSRISDILDSVYEKDHVRADISQFTDSAGAMMGNNLKAHLDAMEKQMRDAAANLDFEKAARIRDEIKRLREMELSISEDPLAKYADMESPVSGREKGKHNKGVAKHRTAEEQERFRKLDEARAAEEAAKAARPNLFRKPALDEMGADGAVPVKKPLFSKPSIDDMGPGTDMPTPAGAVSRSLFKKQSASEAHGSDFGIPGEPVKPLFKKNSLDEMTVRRTEKPVEGKVPAKPQPISPQVGEMSGRTEGGAKERDGKPVVRQRAGIGSYEDPGDARREKRRPGKTGRPGK, from the coding sequence ATGGCCAAATCCCCCGACAAGAGAACGCCGCCGACGGCGGATGACGACCGCGCCGCGCCGAAGCGGCGCAGCCCGCTGACCGATTTCCTCGACGCCTCGGAACCGCTGCACAGAGGCGGCTTTGCCGAGATGCCGCAACCCGAACTGTCGGGCACACCACTCGCCGGTTCGATCGCCGACTGGGCCGAGCAGATCGAGCAGGAGGCCGAAAAGGAAGGGCGCCAGACCGGCAAGGGCGACGGCGGCAAATCGCCAAAGCCGTCGAAGAAGATCCCCGAGCGCTCCGCCGCCCCGGGTCGCAGCTCGCGCGGCACTTCGATGGGTGGCGCGGCAACGGCCAGGGAGCGGACCGCGGCCGGCCTCAATCCGGTCGCAGGTCTCGATATCTCGCTGGAAGACGCCGAGACAATGGCCTCGAGCAGCGTCACCGCCACGGTCGCAGCGCTGTCGGCGCTGATCGAATCCGGCAATCCGCTGCACAAGGATGGCGTGCTGTGGACACCGCACCGCCCTGCCCGCCCGGAGAAATCCGAAGGCGGCATCGCCATCAAGATGGTGTCGGACTTCGAACCGGCCGGCGACCAGCCGACCGCCATCAAGGACCTGGTCGAAGGTGTCGACAACAGCGACCGCACCCAGGTGCTGCTCGGCGTCACCGGCTCGGGCAAAACCTTCACCATGGCCAAGGTGATCGAGGAGACGCAGCGCCCTGCCCTGATCCTGGCGCCCAACAAGACGCTGGCGGCGCAGCTCTATTCCGAGTTCAAGAAATTCTTCCCCGACAATGCGGTGGAGTATTTCGTCTCCTACTACGACTACTACCAGCCGGAAGCCTATGTTCCGCGCACCGACACCTTCATCGAGAAGGAATCCTCGATCAACGAGCAGATTGACCGCATGCGCCATTCGGCGACGCGCTCGCTGCTCGAGCGCGACGACGTCATCATCGTCGCCTCGGTGTCCTGCATCTACGGTATCGGCTCGGTCGAGACCTATACGGCGATGACCTTCCAGATGCAGATCGGCGACCGGCTCGACCAGCGCGCGCTGCTCGCCGACCTCGTTGCCCAGCAGTACAAGCGCCAGGACATCAATTTCGTGCGCGGCTCGTTCCGCGTGCGCGGCGACACGATCGAGATCTTTCCTGCCCACTTGGAAGACCGCGCCTGGCGCATCTCGATGTTCGGCGACGAGATCGAGCAGATCACCGAGTTCGACCCGCTGACCGGCCAGAAGACCGGCGAGCTGAAAAGCGTCAAGATCTACGCCAACTCGCACTATGTGACGCCGCGCCCGACACTCAATCAGGCGATCAAGTCGATCAAGGAAGAGCTCAAGCAGCGTCTGGTGGAGCTGGAGCGCGCCGGCCGCCTGCTGGAGGCGCAGCGGCTGGAGCAGCGCACCCGTTTCGACCTCGAAATGCTCGAGGCCACCGGCTCCTGCGCCGGCATCGAGAACTATTCGCGTTATCTGACCGGCCGTCAGCCGGGCGATCCGCCGCCGACCTTGTTCGAGTACATTCCCGACAATGCGCTGGTCTTCATCGACGAAAGCCATGTCACCGTACCGCAGATCGGTGGCATGTATCGCGGCGACTTTCGGCGCAAGGCAACGCTGGCCGAGTATGGCTTCCGTCTGCCCTCCTGCATGGACAACCGGCCGCTGCGCTTCGAGGAATGGGACGCCATGCGGCCGCTCTCGGTCGCCGTTTCGGCGACCCCGGGCGGCTGGGAGATGGAACAGGCCGGCGGCGTCTTCGCCGAGCAAGTCATCCGCCCGACCGGGCTGATCGATCCGCCGGTCGAAGTGCGCCCCGCCAAGAGCCAAGTCGATGATGTCGTCGGCGAGATCCGCGAGACCACCAAGGCCGGCTACCGCACGCTGGTCACCGTGCTGACCAAGCGCATGGCCGAGGACCTGACCGAATATCTGCACGAGCAGGGCGTGCGCGTGCGCTACATGCACTCCGACATCGACACGCTGGAGCGCATCGAGATCCTGCGCGATTTGCGTCTCGGCGCCTTCGACGTGCTGGTCGGCATCAACCTGTTGCGCGAGGGCCTCGACATTCCCGAATGCGGCTTCGTCGCCATTCTCGACGCCGACAAGGAAGGTTTCCTGCGTTCGGAAACCTCGCTGATCCAGACCATCGGCCGCGCCGCCCGCAACGTCGACGGCAAGGTCATCCTTTACGCCGACCAGGTCACCGGCTCGATGGAACGGGCGATGGCCGAGACCAGCCGCCGCCGCGAAAAGCAGATGGAGTGGAACGCCGCCAACGGCATCACGCCGGAATCGGTCAAGTCGCGCATCTCGGACATTCTGGACTCGGTCTACGAGAAGGACCACGTCCGCGCCGACATCTCGCAGTTCACCGACAGCGCCGGCGCCATGATGGGCAACAACCTCAAGGCCCATCTCGACGCGATGGAGAAACAGATGCGCGACGCCGCCGCCAATCTCGACTTCGAGAAGGCAGCCCGCATCCGCGACGAGATCAAGCGGCTGCGCGAGATGGAACTGTCGATCTCCGAAGACCCGCTGGCCAAATATGCCGACATGGAAAGCCCGGTCTCGGGCCGTGAAAAGGGCAAGCACAACAAGGGCGTGGCCAAACACCGTACGGCAGAGGAACAGGAGCGTTTCCGCAAGCTCGACGAAGCACGTGCCGCCGAAGAAGCGGCCAAGGCTGCCCGGCCCAACCTCTTCCGCAAGCCGGCGCTTGACGAAATGGGCGCCGACGGCGCGGTGCCGGTGAAGAAGCCGCTGTTTTCCAAACCCTCGATCGACGATATGGGCCCCGGCACCGACATGCCGACGCCGGCAGGTGCAGTGTCGCGCTCGCTGTTCAAGAAGCAGTCGGCGTCCGAAGCGCATGGTTCCGACTTTGGTATTCCCGGAGAGCCGGTCAAACCGCTGTTCAAGAAGAATTCGCTGGACGAGATGACGGTGCGGCGGACCGAAAAGCCGGTCGAAGGAAAAGTTCCGGCGAAGCCACAGCCGATCTCCCCCCAAGTGGGGGAGATGTCCGGCAGGACAGAGGGGGGCGCGAAGGAACGCGACGGCAAGCCAGTCGTTCGCCAGCGCGCCGGCATCGGCTCCTACGAGGATCCAGGCGATGCCCGCCGCGAAAAGCGTCGGCCTGGCAAGACCGGGCGGCCGGGGAAGTAG
- a CDS encoding ABC-F family ATP-binding cassette domain-containing protein, whose product MALISLKSLGVTMSAPLFSNLDLTIGSGDRLGIVAANGRGKSTLLKCLTGEMEPTSGDITRTRGLRVGHVEQSVAPALLGRTFYQVVADALPPEQADSEMWRVDVVLDSLDVPEAMREREMQALSGGWQRLALIARVWVTDPDVLLLDEPTNHLDLARISQLESWLNALPREVPVIIASHDRAFLDAITNRTLFLRPEQSPVFALPYSRARQALDEVDASTARKFERDMKVAQQLRKQAAKLNNIGINSGSDLLTVKTKQLRERAEKLEDAANPAHREKSAGAIKLANRGTHAKVLITLDDAAVETPDGTLLFRTGKRHICQGDRIVLLGRNGVGKSRFVTLIRNAIAEPDTVQNVKVTPSTVLGYSDQALSGISGGDTPLAMVSRRYDVGEQRARSLLAGAGVVIEMQEKKIGVLSGGQKARLMMLALRLANPNFYLLDEPTNHLDIDGQEALEEELLKHQASCVLASHDRSFIRAIGNRFWLIEKRKLTEVEDPEGFFREVAEGAG is encoded by the coding sequence ATGGCCCTGATCAGCCTCAAATCCCTCGGCGTCACCATGAGTGCGCCGCTTTTTTCCAATCTCGACCTCACCATCGGCAGCGGCGACCGGCTCGGCATCGTCGCCGCCAACGGCCGCGGCAAGTCGACCTTGCTCAAATGCCTGACCGGCGAGATGGAGCCGACCTCCGGCGACATCACCCGCACGCGCGGCCTGCGTGTCGGCCATGTCGAACAATCCGTTGCCCCTGCCCTGCTCGGCCGCACCTTTTATCAGGTCGTGGCCGATGCCTTGCCACCCGAGCAGGCCGACAGCGAGATGTGGCGCGTCGACGTGGTGCTGGATTCGCTCGACGTGCCCGAAGCGATGCGCGAGCGAGAAATGCAGGCGCTGAGCGGCGGCTGGCAGAGGCTGGCCCTGATCGCCCGCGTCTGGGTCACCGACCCTGACGTGCTGCTGCTCGACGAGCCGACCAACCATCTCGATCTTGCCCGCATCAGCCAGCTGGAAAGCTGGCTGAACGCGCTGCCGCGCGAGGTGCCCGTCATCATCGCCAGCCACGACCGCGCCTTCCTCGACGCCATCACCAACCGGACGCTGTTCCTGCGCCCGGAACAATCGCCGGTGTTCGCGCTGCCCTACTCCCGCGCCAGGCAGGCGCTCGATGAGGTCGACGCCTCGACGGCGCGCAAGTTCGAGCGCGACATGAAGGTCGCCCAGCAGTTGCGAAAGCAAGCCGCCAAGCTCAACAACATCGGCATCAACTCCGGCAGCGACCTGCTCACCGTGAAGACCAAGCAGCTCAGGGAACGCGCGGAAAAACTGGAAGACGCGGCGAACCCGGCGCATCGCGAGAAATCGGCGGGCGCGATCAAGCTCGCCAATCGCGGCACGCATGCCAAGGTGCTGATCACGCTCGACGATGCGGCGGTCGAAACGCCCGACGGCACGCTGCTGTTCAGGACCGGAAAGCGCCACATCTGCCAGGGTGACCGCATCGTGCTGCTTGGCCGCAACGGCGTCGGCAAGTCGCGCTTCGTCACCCTGATCCGCAACGCCATCGCCGAACCCGACACGGTCCAGAACGTGAAGGTGACGCCGTCGACGGTGCTCGGCTACAGCGACCAGGCGCTGTCTGGCATCAGCGGCGGCGACACGCCGCTGGCGATGGTATCGCGCCGCTATGATGTCGGCGAGCAGCGCGCCCGCTCGCTGCTCGCCGGCGCCGGCGTGGTCATCGAGATGCAGGAGAAAAAGATCGGCGTGCTGTCCGGCGGCCAAAAGGCGCGGCTGATGATGCTGGCGCTGAGGCTCGCCAACCCCAATTTCTACCTGCTCGACGAGCCGACCAACCATCTCGACATCGACGGCCAGGAAGCGCTGGAGGAGGAATTGCTGAAGCATCAGGCAAGCTGCGTGCTCGCCTCGCACGACCGCTCCTTCATCCGCGCCATCGGCAACCGCTTCTGGCTGATCGAGAAGCGGAAGCTGACCGAGGTCGAGGACCCCGAGGGTTTTTTCCGTGAGGTGGCTGAGGGCGCCGGCTGA
- a CDS encoding protein-L-isoaspartate O-methyltransferase family protein: MKRRDFLALSAGAAAFSILPATVRAALPVPYDRNAEVPFKDKKSFIDWMVANRGEDPKLLAERFDRFQIMVYNKDVLDDRNKRAFLSTPREEFVLPQNLGRAYDHAFLDIGYGVTISGPHLVGRMTTAIDVQFGEAVLEVGTGSGYQSAYLANLTDKVHTIEIINPLAQRTRRTYDALIDRGYSVFGSVTSRNADGYYGWESVGPFDKIIVTCGIDHIPPSLLQQLKPNGVMVIPVGPPGAQHVLKVIKQQLADGTFNIVRSDIYNGKVVPFVPFTKLEGDQIVGTHNG; this comes from the coding sequence ATGAAGCGTCGAGACTTCTTGGCGCTGTCGGCGGGTGCTGCGGCGTTTTCCATTCTTCCGGCCACCGTCAGGGCTGCCTTGCCGGTGCCCTACGACCGCAACGCCGAAGTGCCGTTCAAGGACAAAAAGTCGTTCATCGACTGGATGGTGGCCAATCGCGGCGAGGATCCGAAGTTGCTGGCCGAGCGATTCGATCGCTTCCAGATCATGGTCTACAACAAGGATGTGCTGGACGACCGCAACAAGCGCGCCTTCCTTTCGACGCCGCGTGAGGAATTCGTGCTGCCGCAGAATCTGGGGCGCGCCTACGACCATGCCTTCCTCGACATCGGCTATGGCGTGACCATCTCCGGCCCGCATCTGGTCGGACGCATGACGACGGCCATTGACGTGCAGTTCGGCGAGGCCGTGCTCGAGGTCGGCACCGGTTCGGGCTACCAGTCGGCGTATCTCGCCAACCTCACCGACAAGGTGCACACGATCGAGATCATCAATCCGCTGGCGCAGCGCACGCGCCGCACCTATGACGCGCTGATCGATCGCGGCTACAGTGTGTTCGGCTCGGTCACCAGCCGCAATGCCGATGGCTATTATGGCTGGGAAAGCGTCGGCCCGTTCGACAAGATCATCGTCACCTGCGGCATCGACCATATCCCGCCCTCGCTGCTGCAGCAGTTGAAGCCCAATGGCGTCATGGTCATTCCGGTCGGCCCACCGGGCGCGCAGCACGTGCTCAAGGTGATCAAGCAGCAGCTTGCCGACGGCACGTTCAACATCGTCCGCTCGGACATCTACAATGGCAAGGTGGTGCCGTTCGTGCCGTTCACCAAGCTGGAAGGTGACCAGATCGTCGGCACGCACAACGGTTGA
- a CDS encoding HigA family addiction module antitoxin, whose protein sequence is MLNINPPIHPGEILREEYLIPLGLKPYTLAKKLHVPRTRIERLSSEATPVTPDTALRLARFFGTTPQFWMNMQSSYDLAVEGEAKKAELDTIERLETAA, encoded by the coding sequence ATGCTGAACATCAACCCGCCTATTCATCCCGGAGAAATTCTCCGCGAGGAATATCTCATACCGCTCGGGCTGAAGCCTTACACGCTGGCCAAAAAGCTGCATGTGCCGCGAACGCGCATCGAGCGCCTGTCCAGCGAAGCGACACCCGTGACGCCTGATACCGCGCTACGCCTTGCAAGGTTTTTTGGGACCACGCCGCAGTTCTGGATGAACATGCAGTCGAGCTATGACCTTGCCGTCGAGGGAGAAGCCAAGAAAGCCGAGCTTGATACGATCGAACGTTTGGAGACTGCTGCCTGA
- a CDS encoding IS110 family transposase, with protein sequence MAFLHQQPSLCLGLDIAKDTITAADGTTTQVIDNQRRTIRAFLKSHKQADLVVCEPTGGHESLLLEECLRAGIACHRADTLKVKSFIRSYGTHGKSDAIDAAMLRAYGRERWEKLTLWQAPDPDETRLRALVRRRPGTHRHQDRREEPRQGTWWPRARCLLRGRDQSRRASDPSHRCSHARADRR encoded by the coding sequence ATGGCCTTCTTGCATCAACAACCGAGCCTGTGCCTCGGCCTCGATATCGCCAAGGACACCATCACCGCCGCCGACGGCACCACCACCCAAGTCATCGACAACCAGCGACGCACGATCCGCGCCTTCCTCAAGAGCCACAAACAGGCCGATCTCGTGGTCTGCGAACCGACCGGTGGCCATGAGAGCCTGCTGCTCGAAGAGTGCCTGCGCGCCGGCATCGCCTGCCATCGCGCCGACACGCTCAAGGTCAAGAGCTTCATCCGCTCCTACGGCACGCACGGTAAGAGCGATGCCATCGATGCCGCCATGTTGAGAGCCTACGGTCGCGAACGCTGGGAAAAGCTGACCCTTTGGCAAGCCCCGGACCCCGACGAGACCCGCTTGCGCGCCCTGGTGCGCCGCCGTCCAGGAACTCATCGCCATCAAGATCGCAGAGAAGAACCGCGCCAAGGCACCTGGTGGCCGCGAGCTCGCTGCCTCCTTCGAGGCCGTGATCAAAGTCGTCGAGCGTCAGATCCAAGCCATCGATGCAGCCATGCGCGAGCTGATCGCCGGTAG